GCCTTTCTCTTTCTGGCATGCTCCCCGTGGATGCCCCATAGACATACAAAGACACCGAGCACACTTGAAAGCAGCGTAACGTAGTACGCTCTCTGATAGCACAGCAGTCCCTCTTCGCAGTTACGGTTGCCATCCGGTTCAACAATGGAGTTTGAGTCGTACACTGCACCATAAAACAAGTTGTAGACATTGCCGCTGACAACAGGAGCCCATGTAAGGAAACCCCAGTTGACCGAAAAGCCGTCAGGACCAAACGTGTCCACCACGACCGCTGGAAGGACGCCAAAGGTTACGCCGTATGCAAGACCGCAGAGACCTGAGACCACCCATAAGTAGTTTGGGTTCTCAATGCGAATCGCGCAGAGTTGATCGATGGCGAATATTGTAGCCGATATAACAACGCACCAGAAGCGTGAGTGACCCAGACGCTTCACGATAAAGTCGGAGCCAATTCCCGATGAAAGGCGGCCGAAGAAGGAACCAAGTGAGATGATAGAAACATGCCATAGCTGGCGGTGTGCAACAAAGTCTTTGCTTACAGACTTGTCGAAGTGGTTCCATAAGGCTTGGACGTTGTGACCGATATTGCTACATCAAGTCAGCAGCCACGCTTTTATGTTATCCATCATGAACCTACTTGATCGTCATGATACCAACACCTGTCAACAGACCCATGAGAATCCAAAGTTGCCAAAACTCAGGCTTGTAGAGGAGCGCAAATCCAGTTATGTCTAGGCAGTGTGAGTGAGATGACTTTTTGCTATGTGTGCTTGCTGCATCATCCTCCGGATCAAGGTCTCCAGGGCCAGAAAGGAGCGAAGATGTTTCGGTCGACGTTCGGCTCGGATCATCTTCATCTGTTGGATGTGGTTGGTATATGATAGGGGCATATATAGACTAAAGCTACAAGCCAGAAGAGAAAGTTGGCACTTACTGACTTCCTGCGGCGGAAGCACGGTTGCGCTGAACTTGCTGTGATGGGAGTTGGTTCGATGCAAGACGTTGGAATTGCGACGTGTACGCTCGTTGGTAGGCAGAACTGAGTAGCCGGTGCCGCTCTTGTGGTCGACAACAATGAGGAATGGTATAGAAACGAGGACGAGTAGAGAAGTCGCTAGCGAAAGCATAGTAAGTAGGCCAGAAGTGTTGCCAGGAAAGGCGATACCGGCAATGAGGGTATAGAAGAAGGCACTCAGTCCAAAAGCTGCCAGAGGGAAAGCCGTGGCCGACCCGCGGTGTGCAGGCCAGTTCAATGTCGCTGGAGGTGTCAGTACATGGTGGTTGAGGGTGCATGGACGTGATTACCTGTCTTCAAGGCAGCCTGGAAGGCAGCACAGCTGCCCACACCAGTGACGAAGGAATAGAAGGATATCATGGCGACGCTCATAGATCCAGGGCCACCATCGTAGGCTGTCGACCATCAGTCATGGCGAAAGTAAGGGTTCTAGATGCAACGCGTACCCATTTTAATGGGGTAGTATCCAACGAGCAGCGCAAACATGCCAATGACGGCTGACAAGCGCGGGTTCACCCTATCTGTTATGAGGCCAATTGGTATGCCCGAGGCGTACATGCCCATGTTGGCTGCTGTCCCCTGGGGGTTGTGAGATGGTGGCGCTCGAGGCGGGCGACGGAGAAGGGGCGTACGATGACATTGCTCTGGGTCGTTGAGAGCTGGAGTTTGTCGGCAAACTGCGGTGCCCATGCTGAGTATGCATACTGCCGTGTATTAGTGCAAGGCGACGGCCGGCAGACTCGGCCATACGTTTGTTCCACATGCCAGCGCGATGGCCGTCGCAGCAATGACGGACACAACCCGTGTCTTCTTGTGGGGCGCGGTCTTCTCCGGGTCGACCATCGTAGGCAGGCAGAGTTGTGGTGTTAGGGAGTCGCAGCAATCATCGAGTGTAAGATTGGGAGGGTTGCGCAATGGCTGCAAGTGGGTCGAGCAGATAACGGCAATGCACGGGAGCCGGGGGTGAGACAACGTAGGGGATGCACAGTACAGACTACAGACACGTAGCCACGTAGCCACGTAGCCACGCCAGGCGTGGAGAGCGCAGAAAGCACACCGGGCACGCGGGAAAGCGAGCGACGGGCAACGACGAGATATTCTGAGAAGGTGACGTCCCCCATGTGGACGCTTGAGCTGATCGGAGATAAGCCGCCAAGCACGGAAAGAGCCGCGAACGCGGGTGAACGTCACCGGACTCGTGCATCCTTCTGCCAGGCCAGGCGTCTACACAACACCAACCCCACCAACATCGCAACATTGCAACATCGCAACACCGCAACACCGCAACCCCACAACCATGGGCGCCGCGCTGTCGCTCCCCTTCCTTGCCCTGCCCGCCATGGGTACAGTACGCATAACATCGTCTCTCGGCCACCACACGCGCTAACACGCCCAGGTATGGAGCGTCGCCGCCTCCTGCTGTGGCGCGGCCACCTGCAGCGCCGTCATGGGCTCATGCGGAGGGAAATGCGGAAACAGCATCGCTACACGTATCGCATATGCGCTGATCCTCCTCGTCAACTCGATCGTCTCGTGGATCATGCTCACCGACTGGGCCATGAAGAAGCTCTCCAAACTCACCCTGGACTACGTCGACATCAAGTGCCACGGCGAACAGTGCTACGGCTTCGTCGCCGTCCAGCGCATCAACTTTGCTCTCGGCCTCTTCCACGTCATCATGGCCCTCATGCTGGTCGGCGTGCGGTCTTCCAAGGACGGTCGTGCGCCCATCCAGAACGGCTTTTGGGCACCCAAGATCCTTGGCTGGATCGCCATGATTGTCCTCACCTTCTTCATCCCAAACTCGTTCTTCATCGTATGGGGCAATTACTTCGCCATGGCTGGCGCTTGTCTGTTTCTGCTCGTGGGTCTGATCCTGCTCGTCGACCTGGCGCACAACTGGGCCGAATACTGCCAGGAGAAGATCGAACCCTCCGAGTCGAACATGTGGACTGGTCTGCTTGTTGGCTCTGCTCTTTTCATGTACTTGGCTTCCTTCGCCATGACCGTTGTCATGTACATTTACTTTGCCAAGAGCGGATGCGGCATGAATCAGGCGGCCATTACTGCACGTATTTCCCATGCCTGACCTGAACCTCACAACTGACATGCTTAGATCAACCTCCTGCTTCTCCTCATCACATCCGTCATCTCGATCCACCCCGCTGTTCAGAACGTCAATCCCCGTGCCGGCCTTGCACAATCCGCAATTGTAGCCATCTACTGCACCTACCTGACCCTCTCTGCCGTAGGCATGGAGCCCGACGACCATCAATGCAACCCGCTCATCCGTGCTCGCGGCACTCGTAAAGCCACCATCATCATTGGCGCTATTGTAACTTTCGTCACCGTCGCCTACACCACAACCCGCGCTGCTACCTACGGCCTCGCTCTCGGCGCCCAGGGCAACTCGTACGGCAACGGCTACAGCCAAGTCGGCGCTGACGACTACGAGCATGGTCTCGTGACTCAGCAACCCGAGTCCCGCCGCGACATGCGTCAAGCTGCACTCCGCGCCGCCGTCGAATCTGGCTCGCTTCCTGCCTCTGCCCTTGACGACTCTGACTCGGAAGACGAGGATGATTCACCTTCCAAGGCGCCTCGTGACGATGAGCGCAATGCCACGCAGTACAACTACAGCCTTTTCCACATCATCTTCTTCCTCAGCACGGCGTGGGTGGCGACGTTGCTGACGAGCAATTTCGATGAGAAGGCCATGACGGACTTTGTGCCTGTAGGCAGGACGTACTGGGCTAGCTGGGCTAAGATCATCAGTGCATGGGTGTGCTATACGATTTACGGGTGGAGCTTGGTAGCGCCGCTTGTGCTACCCGATCGATTTGACTACTAGGAGTCGCGTTGTACTGAGGAGTTGTGAGATGGGCATTCTATCATTGGACATTGTTTAGCGTTGTATTTGTACGGACTGCCGTCGCTGTGTGTGTTACATGTACATAAGACCGCCACCAATTTGCATCAACAAGAATCTGCATGCATACAAGCCCCAGATCGAGTCGCGTCCGTGAACCAGTCATTCCTCAATTGCAATCCCCCCAATCCTCCTAATCCTCCCAATCCTCTGCGCCCTGATAATGGTTCGCACCTAGAATCCTCAACTCGCCCTCGATATTCCCCAGGTCCTCTCGAATGTCGTAAAACATATCCCACTCTCTCTTGATCCTCTGGCCTGTCTCCCAGCCCCCCGTCGCCACATACAGAGCATTAAGCGCCTTCGATCTTTCCGCCGGGTCCTGCAAGCCCCTGCCAAAGATCTCCATGGCTACATGCACACACCGCTCCCTCTGTCCAGAAAGCTGTAGCCGCAGGCGCTCGCGCTGCGCGACGATGCTGTGGACCACCAACTGCACGGCAGCGGCGGGGGACCCCCCGCGTAGGATAGAATTGAGAAGCTGCAGCTGTCGCGGCCGCTCGAGGAGACGGTACTTGCATTGCCATCTGCGCCGCCAGATGCATTGCGCATTGTCGCGACTGATGTTTGCGTCGTTGGGCGAGTGCGGCACCGTCCAGATGGCTGAGGGCGTGCGCATCTGCTGGCGTGTCTCGTTCGAGTACTAGACGAAGTCGTTGGGGATGGTCATTGTGCTAGTTGGCCGTGGGGTCGTGGGGTCGCAGTGCTGGTGGCGTGGTGCTAGCGACGGAATAATATGAGGTAGTGATGGTGCTAGAATGATGGCGCTGGGTCTGGAGGTTAGCGGATGCGCTGCGTGAGCTGGTTTGCTACTTACAATGGCCGCTGGTGGTGCAGGTGGTGTTGACACAATGTTTGGTTTTCGAAATACATGTACTGCGATTGATCCATGAGGTAAGAGCGGCGTGCAGCCCTGTGACGATCTCACATTGCATCTCGTAGTGACTTCCCACAAAAGATGAGAGTATGCACAACGCAGGTCGAGTTTGTTGAAGCAAACAATCGCACACTTCAGCCCACGTCGCTCGGGCTTTTGACTTTGTTCTTGGCGCCCTTTGGCCTACCACCCTTGGGAGCCACAAGTGGATGTCTAGGTTTGGCGACCTGACCGCCACGAGGTGAAGGTGCATTGTCCCTCGTACGCTTTGGTCCCCTTCTGAGTCGAACAACAGCAGCCTGAACTTCTTCCCCCTTCTTAGGTCGACCGGGTCGACGTTTCGGTTGCTC
The window above is part of the Ascochyta rabiei chromosome 1, complete sequence genome. Proteins encoded here:
- a CDS encoding Membrane protein tms1; amino-acid sequence: MGAALSLPFLALPAMGTVWSVAASCCGAATCSAVMGSCGGKCGNSIATRIAYALILLVNSIVSWIMLTDWAMKKLSKLTLDYVDIKCHGEQCYGFVAVQRINFALGLFHVIMALMLVGVRSSKDGRAPIQNGFWAPKILGWIAMIVLTFFIPNSFFIVWGNYFAMAGACLFLLVGLILLVDLAHNWAEYCQEKIEPSESNMWTGLLVGSALFMYLASFAMTVVMYIYFAKSGCGMNQAAITINLLLLLITSVISIHPAVQNVNPRAGLAQSAIVAIYCTYLTLSAVGMEPDDHQCNPLIRARGTRKATIIIGAIVTFVTVAYTTTRAATYGLALGAQGNSYGNGYSQVGADDYEHGLVTQQPESRRDMRQAALRAAVESGSLPASALDDSDSEDEDDSPSKAPRDDERNATQYNYSLFHIIFFLSTAWVATLLTSNFDEKAMTDFVPVGRTYWASWAKIISAWVCYTIYGWSLVAPLVLPDRFDY